The Theobroma cacao cultivar B97-61/B2 chromosome 2, Criollo_cocoa_genome_V2, whole genome shotgun sequence genome includes the window TTATGAATACCGTCCGTCATCATGTCCACAGATTTATATTCCTTTGGAATGGTTCAGAAATATAGACCTATTTAATTTGGCCGGTGGCACCCACTAACCcaataactcaatattcagtACTTGATGCCATTTGCTTCATTTCCATCTTGACTCCAATCCAATTTGGATGGATATGCCCAATTTTCTCATTGACATCGAAGCTGCATGGAGACTAGCCTTGTTCTCTGATTTTCGCCAATTGGCTCTCACTCCAAATCTTCTCCAAGGATACCAATTTTTGCCCTTATTTCTACATTCATTAATTGTTTTTGCTTTGCCCGTCATGCACGCGTGAAATTGTATTGTGTACAATGAACATTGCTATGACGTGTAACCAAGACATGGATGTGAAAATATCCCAAGCCTGTGAAACTCTTTCTCACTCAACCACCTTCATGATTTCAGTCTTTTCGGGAGTAAAAGATATTTTAGGGCCATTTGTTTTATGGATTATTCCGACAACGTATTTTCGAGGGTCAAAGATTAGTTACGTAAATAACTTATACTAGTCTATAATCATGGCATAATTTAATGAGTAATTCTATGAATAAGAATCTAAAAATCTTTACTCTAATCCATCCCAATCCCATCTCACCTGACTCTTGCCACATGCCCTAAACCAAAGTGGCattgtaattttttctctctctaaatagCAATTATGAACTCAAATCTTTATTCTGAAGAAAAACAGTGTTGCATCATGTGTTAAGGTGtaagaaaatataagatttAGGGGTTGGTTTCTCCAATCTTGGAAACTAGTGATAGCACAATTGAAAGATCATCTCCAATATTATTGTTGAAAGATGACTTTAGGACAATGTTGAGGAGAAATGTAAGTTTGAACAGAATGAatcctttaatctttttttgaCGAAATAGTAACAACCATTAGATTTCGATTTCTAGTATTATTGTTATATGTGCATACCATTATTCTATTTACtccataaattaaaatttcatttcaaattcaaatggaCGACAAGTTACAAGTTTTTGTTGTGGCTTTGCATTTGAGTATTTCTGCTGGTTTATATACCTCGACTATATGCGCTGCGTCATAAACGGTATGATGGTTTGACCTTTTGACGGTaggaaaaaataattgaaatcaTCGACGAGATAAAAGGCGCAAGGACAATTttaggagagagagagagacagagagtcAAGTGTCCACCAGTTTGTCTACACGCGCTCTATTCCTGGGCAAATCTCTGTTCCCACAACAACAAAagcaaagcaaaaacaaaaacaccaACAGCATCATTAAGATTTTCAAGTCAATATTCCTGTCTTCCTCCAGGCTCTTCAAGCTCCAATTTTTCCCCATAATTCATTCGTCCCTCTCATTCCGAATTCACTTCTGAAAACTTTTCCTTGTTCTTTAATTCTTCTAGTTTCATACCCCATGAAAAAGAGCAAATCCAAGAGTTTCTTTCAAAATCTAATCAAACCTTTCATGTTCAACTCAGGCAAAGGTAGATTGAaaaacccattttttttttttaagtttgattCTTTTCTACATGTTTGATGGTATTTGGGTTCTTTAATCTGTGATCAGAGGGGCAGAATGAAGAGGACTTGGAGCAAATAGCTCAACAAGAGCAAAAGCACTTTCCTTTTGAGACTTTAGTTGCTGCGACCAAAGATTTCCACCCTCATCACAAGCTTGGTGAAGGAGGTTTTGGACCTGTCTACAAGGTAAGATCCCACTGCTGAAACTCTTATTTGGTTGCCTTGAAAATAGAGGGAAAGTTCTGCTgaacttgatcaatttttgatttattgaatatttcttttgtttgcaTTAAGAATATGATTGATATGATACCATGAATTGTTATAGATACTGTTAAAGGAGAAATTTGTACTTTTCCAGGTATTcaaagtttcaatttttgtaTATTAGAAACCTAAAGAGAAGCAAATAATGATATACCTTGCCCAAAAATATTCTTGACCATTCCATTCGGACTATTAGCTTTGATAGAGAATGAACCTTTTGTCCTAATAACTCAAGCCAGTCAAACCATTGAGCTGTTTTCCCCCTTTGGATTAATCTCATCTCAGCTCCTAAAAAAGTGGCAAAGCATTCAAAACTTTAATTTAAATTGGGGAAGGAGCTAGAATTTTTTGTTAGGGTAGTTGGTTCATTGAACCCTCTCTACATTTCCAGTTATCAGTACCTTCACCAAGCTTACCTCATGTTGTTCTCAAGTAATTTTCTGGTTTCAAGAAGCAGATGTCTTTTGTTGATCAAACTAGACCGTGAGAAATTTCTCTAACTTGAGGGCTGTTCCTTAATTTGCAGGGGAAGTTAGATGATGGTAGAGAAATTGCAGTGAAGAAGCTATCTCATAGCTCAAATCAGGGGAAAAAGGAGTTCCAGAATGAGGCTAAGTTGCTATCACGTGTGCAGCACCGTAATGTTGTGAATCTTTTGGGTTATTGTGCACATGGCACGGAAAAGCTTTTGGTATACGAGTATGTCACTAATGAGAGTCTAGACAAGCTTCTCTTCAGTAAGTTACCATAATTCCTTTCCTGttttctgcttttttttttcttccattgaCCCATCTATGCTTAATAGCAGATTTTGCTTATGAGAATAAAGCATAATTgggtaatttcataaattttgcaTGATTTAGCTTTCTACTTTTGcaactttttgtttgtttctccGTATTCTGTCTTTTGTTGTTCTTTTCTGCTTCTTTGGTGTGTGTGCATTGTTGCCAGTTTTCAGACATCTAAAAGAAACATTGTTTGGCCTAGACAAGTCACCTAATGGAGATGGAAGGTGATTGTGGGCATGCGTATTTATCAGATATATCAAAGTAGGATGAGTTGGCAGATATTGGCGCAACAAATATTTCTAAGTGTCAGGACACTCCAACCTTGAAAATTACTATGTATATGTTCAAACCCTAATAGAATAGGAATAAAAAGAAGACATTAGTATAGAACTAAGATGGTATAAActtttcatttataatttaccaaaagaaaattctGCTATCAACTTTTCAAAATTGCAGTTCTTTATCCAAAAATATGCGCAGGGTAGGAAAGGCAGTTACTAAGTTAAAACATTCTGAATGCTGATGGCAATGCTGGTCTTTGTTACAAAACTAGCTTTAaatgtagtttttttttatttctctttttttttccctctaaATTTATACAAGTTCTAAGATGATTAACTTGCACTATAGCCAAAACAGATTTGTATAGGTAAAAAATCTGTTTCAAACATccttcaaaagaagaaaatacaGTTCAGGTGTGTGAGAACTCCAAATTCTTATTTCAAACATTCTTAAAACGATATGGATTGAGCAATAGAAACACGGCAgaacttttgttttaaaaaagaaactaactCTTATGTTTCTCAGAAGGAGATTTTTGGAGTAAGAAGGGAAATTTCAACTTATGTTTCTCTAATCTTGATGCATTTTATAGTTGAGAAACATTTGAAAGGGTGTTAGATTATGAGAAATTAGCAATTGGATTGAGTTGGAAGGCTTTGGCTAATGACTGATCTGTCCTGCCATCAATGGGTAGAGATCAAGAATAATGTTTGAATAAAtagataataattatttttatttctcacTTTTAAGTTTTGACTAAATTTTTCAATGTTCATTTTAGAAAtagtatttaaaatttatttggatGACACTTTACCCTAACATTTGTTGGCTAATATGTTTCTTTTTGGCATGTTATGATCTTGCGCTATACAATGGGAGGTAGCCCTCTCCCATCACATTAACCCCATCCCTCCCATTCTAGGACTGGAACCTGAGACCTCCAAGTTAGAGACAGAAATTCTAACCCCTGGGGTGTTCCCTTGGTGACATCTAGTATGTACTTAACTGTACCTGTTGTTTATACTGAGCTCATTGTAAATCAAACGTGTTTCTAGAGGACATGATGAACCATCATTAGGGACATGCAATAGTATTTCTATATGATCTTAAATGTTGAGATTGAATGATGGTTCTTCTAGACTTTCTTTTGTGAAACTTAATTGCAAGATTGTGTGCTTGAAACTGGTGGttttttattacattattGATCATTAGCTACTCAAAAGATCGGTTTCATGAAACTCCAGTTGTTTGTGTAATGTAGAGATAGTTGTTTGACGCAAATCTGGATGGAGTTTGTCAAAGGACTGAACCTTGAGGTGCTGCTTTAATTTCCCCCAGCCCTCTTTTTCACACATGTGCTTGatctatttttgtattttattttatttatatagatTTATTTCTGTCATGTTATGTTGTACTCCAGCctcaaaatataaatcttgGTATTGTGGTGCTGGTTTCTAGCCCCCAGAGTTTGTGCAAATATGGTGGATAATTGCCTATGAAGACTTTTAgaagttttcattctcttcTAACATCTAAAATGGATTTTCTAATCTTCCTTAAGAGCTGGCTTTTCATTAGACTTGaccaaattttataatatgaaCTTGAATTGTATACTCCAAGAAAAGCAATCTATTGACCAATTCTAGCATAAACTGGGCTGCTGTGAGTGGAACTAATCACCAGTTTTTAAACCCATAATCTGAAAACtaagtttattataaaaattaagaacatGAACAAATAACATGATAGATATTGTACTCATTGTTTTTATGGGTGTGAATAGAATTAATCAATGCACTTTTACAGTCATAGTAATTATGATTGTGATGGGTGTTTTATGTAGAATCCAATAGAAAAGAGGAGCTTGACTGGAAGCAGAGGTATGATATAATCACAGGCATTGCACGGGGTTTGCTTTACCTTCATGAAGACTCACACAATTGCATCATTCACCGGGATATCAAGGCaagtaatattttacttgATGATAAATGGGTCCCAAAGATTGCTGATTTTGGCATGGCTCGCCTCTTCCCTGAAGATCAAACGCATGTCAACACCCGTGTAGCTGGTACCAAGTATGTCGTCTATACTAAGCATGATGAGGTCCACACGTTTGTGACCTTGTAATTTCATAATACCTATCCCTTTGTCCTAAGGTgtttatttaacaaaattctgtttattttaatatttggaaACAGTGGATATATGGCACCGGAGTATGTCATGCATGGACATCTGTCAAAGAAGGCAGATGTTTTCAGCTTCGGAGTTGTGGTTCTGGAGCTGATAAGTGGCCAGAGAAACTCATCCTTCAATTTAAACGTGGATGCTCAAAATCTACTTGATTGGGTAAGAACAAGATTATGATCTGATCATTCATTCAATTAGGATAACATTTTGTGATTCATGGCATTCGGGTTCTTGAATGTTGGCATCTCGTAAGACCTTCTGTTGGGCTAGGGTCTTCTTAGTGCCAATGTGATTTGGCTGGTGAGCCTTAGGATCGCTCATGCTGTGCTTTTTTGGACATGCTATGGACTTTTTCCTACcaagaaaatcaacatcagGGAGACTTTTTAATGATCTGCGAGTTGAACTGGCATAGTGCCATATTTTGCCTTTATGTTACTTTGAGTCTGTCTAAGTTAGGTATATAAGTACCCCACCGCATGTGTGAGAGGGACTTGGTCAAAAATAGGTAGCCAAGAAATCTAGTCCCGTGGCATGCACCGGAAAATAGGATTCATAGTACATCATGTCATCAAACATGGAGAAAAGTCTTCGTTGCAAGAATTATTCAAACAATAActttatgagaaaaaaaaaatgtcaagGTTCAGAAGAAAGGCTTAAGATTAATTTAGTAACTGGTTGGTGGTTGATGTTGCAGGCATATAAGCTTTACAAGAAAGGCAAGGGCTTGGAGATCATGGACCCTGCCTTAGCCCCATCAGTAGCCCCTGAACAGGTAGCTATGTGCATCCAAATAGGGTTGCTATGCACACAAAGTGATCCCCAATTACGACCCACAATGGGCCGGGTAGTTGTTATGCTGTCAAAGAAACCCGGCAGTATCGAAGAGCCAACCAGACCTGGAGTCCCGGGTTCTAGATACAGAAGATCCCGCAGGCCTCCTGGATTCTCATCCACTCTCGGATCTTCAGGTGATTCAGATAGCCGTACAAGTGAATCAACCTTCAATACTGCTTCTGCTTCTGCTTCTGCTTCAGCTCTTGCAAGCCCCTTGAGATCAGACCCGCATGGAAAGCGCCCCATGCAGAGTTAATTTTGATGTAGATTTTTGCCTTTTAGTTATTCTTTTCTGTATTATAGATGCGTTAGTATCTATTTGCCGTTGGTATGTAAATGTTAATCCCTATTACTTAGCGAAAGCGATGGTGTAGAGCTGACTATGATTCTTTCAAGTGGTATATAAGAAAGGTTCATGAATTGTCGCACTAGAGATTTTTTAGTGCTATAATAGtggtttatataaatatacatatatatatatatattacatacATGTTGTAAGAGGGTTAATATTTGATCTCAATAACTCATATTCACTACAAATTATAAGTTCCAAATTGATCACCTATTTCCATAACATAAATTCAAGTTAATATTATTcaaccaaattaaaaattatatttgaacaaaaacaaactattgttaataaaatatatatttgaaaattttaagttttaattttgtttttctcaaaaagaaaatcagcATTTTCCTttacaataattaaaatatgaatgttGTGTCCTACTTCCGTCACGCGGGCATAAGACAGTCTTGGAGATTAGGTTTTGATAGAATTGAATCACAAGCAATGGAgttattcataaaactataacatatcttctttttttgccaGAAACTAGAATAACATAAATATGAcgaattttttctttttccttttttttttcttataaagaATTGAATTTCCATATGCCTCGAAGATATGTACCCCTAAGTACACTCCTTGGCTAACGCCAAAGTCTCTTCCTCTGCACAAAAAAGAGTTACAACATGTTTGGTCGGGCAATGATTATTTCATTCCCCCTATTCCTTTATTATTGACTCTTCCTCAATATTAGATATTTTGGTTGAAACataataagttaaaaaatgttcaaataaaaatattcttaatCATTTTGTGAAATGATTACTCTATGTATAATAAAACCTAACTCTAACATATAAAagcttttcatttcttctttttctttcttactcTTTCTCATCCGCCACACCCTTCTCTCTAAACTTCCTCCACTATCGTCGTCTTTTGACAGCAGTGACTTACTAGTGACTCCAACCGTTGGATCTAGTCACAAGGAGCTTCGGATTTGGCACTCTATTCGTCTGATATCTGGTTGTAGAAGTGTCATATTGATGCTGCATTGCGTCGGCTATATCTCCCATGGTCAgttagaagaagaagaaagaaaataagaaaaagagataaaaaaaataaaaataaaataaaaaatatattaaagttatagttttaaattattaatctttcaaataaattatacaaattagagttttaattataaaccataaattttcagtattttaaaaatgaaaatacagattaaaaataaaattaaaataataatattaaagtttttatatatatatatatatataaggaataatattaaagttttaattacaaattattaatattcttagtaaattatcaaattatattttaaaattataataaaaaataatttttttataacttattcttttgttattctaaatttatttttaccaATCAAGCattgaaatgatttcataatgataatttcattttatgaatcaaattatataataataattatttttatttattttattcttacaaaataaatatttcattattCTCCTATACCGATCTGCGAAGCGAAGGTGCCCTTAAGAGTTTCCTATTCCCTTCTGCCGCCGCAAAttcttttcatcattaaacctTGCATCCAAGGTAAATCTTGAAGAGAGTCCCTAATCTTAAGATGACAAGCAAGTAGCCAAGTTTTAGATTCTTTTAGGCACCCTCTCGTTTCTGGTAATGTACCCGTCCTTACGAATCTGGGTTGCATGCTGGACCGCAAGGCCACTGCCCTACACGCTCGAAATGCTGAATATAGATAAAGATAACCCTAAACCACATGTTGTTTTGAATGTAAACTTTACGAATGATTGCTTGTGATgctagtttaatttcaatacttaatttgctttttattttaaatattttctgtTAATCTATATAAAACATTGTTTGATGTGAATATGTGATCATGTGCAATATATGTCATCGATAATTAGAAAATAGTTCTTAGTATTAACCTAATCGTTTACATTACGAATAGTCAGGTTggattagattttttttttaattcaaagtcttcaaaatcAACAACCTGACATCATTAGATTCATGGATGGGTGAATTTTTATTGGTTAAATAAGGTCAAATACTCATTTTTAGGATTTAACgttatcaaattttttatttttaagattcaatttattatttcatttagAATTGCATTcaatcttttcaattttacacGTTTAAGAAAACTTgatgataaaaattaataaattaacattattagaattaagaaattttgaagttatatttattgagaattacatttttataataatcaaTACTTTCGATATTTTCTTGAATGGCTggttaaattatataattagttCCTATGCTCTATTGAGTTGGTGGATTTAGTccatttataataatttgtcaaaattaagtttttatatttttcaaaattaacaatgttaatctaatattttaaaatttttttgttatttatattgatatgaCGTTTGGTTTTATTGATATAGCATTTTCTTGTTGACGTAGTGATGTAACATTTCCTTAATGATGTAATAATAGTACCGATATGACGTGACCAATAAATTACATGAATTTTATAAGTGTGGACATTAAAATATCTAATATGAGTTAATGGTTAAAAATAagattgaaaaagaaacaaatcaaaaatacaaatagaTTTTTAGGATTTATAGACAGAGTGTTGCGAGATGAAGAATTCAATTTCTGTACTCCATAATTTAGAATAATGAAAAGAGTGTTGtggaataaataaaaaaaatcacatcaatAAGAAAATACTATATTAATTGTCAGTATAAAtaatagaaattttttaatactGTTAATAATTGGATTGACTTTAtcaattttagaaaatataataactcaagttttaattatatataaattaaattcattacTTTACCAAAGTACAAgactaattatataatttaaccTAAATGGATAAAAGTTCAAACACCAGATTTTACCATAGAACTTTCTTTAAATGCACtaggaaattaaaaaaaaaaagaagaagaaaaaattatatatgttgaTAGATAGGTCTCGCATTCATTTGAGATTGTATTACAATTACTTATTGTTTCAATTTCCTTATtaagaaaatgtaaaatacACTGACATCTTTAACTTTTGATCATAATTACACGCCGGTACATTAGTATTCAAAATGGATAATTTGCCTCAAACCTATAAACGATGTTAATGCTAAAACATGACATATCCaaaatatctttcttctttttccactctttttctttctctcagaTCAACTAACGACACTACCTTACACCAACTGGCCATCCAGTAGTTGAATCTAGCCGTGAAATGCCAGATTCAGTTGAATCTCCCCAAAAGAGCACCAGATCGTGCTCCCCAAGGGAGTGTCAATCACCGATTGGTATGGGGTGGTCAACCAACAAGAGATAGGTAGAGAGAATATGAATTAGGgagaaaaaacttaaaaatgaaaaattataatttatatagtgattatttttaaaattaataacagataaaattatctttaaaatattattatgtcatcaaattaacaaaaatattgaCGATTGATTAAGAACATAATTTATGTGTTCagcaaaagatattttttggAATGAATTCTCCATTTTGAATACTAATAAATTCATGTGTAATTACGATCAAAAGTtgaatatatgaatatattttacCCTTAAAAAGAGTCTAACAGCATAATGGATAAGCCTAGCTTAGCAGTGATTACATGTTGTCATGCTATGTGTGTTTGGTGTTTATGAGTACCACCATGGAAATAGTTGAAAAAAGTCTGTCCCCTCTCATTTTATCTAAAATCATGGTTGACCATTCAAATCCTctattatgaaattattttccttttcaagaaTCCATTGAATAGATCTATCGGAAGCTTCTTAAagttttatcttaaaattattcGTTCAATCCTACAAGTGTACCCATATTCATCATGAAAAGGCTTTTGCCTataccaaaaatgaaaataaaaggaatttTGCCCCAATATGATTTTGATATCATTATAATGTAATCTTTAATGTTTTTGCTTCCATTATATCGTCCTTTAAGAGTTttattacttaaaaaatatctttaaattattttaaaaaatttaaataaatttttattattttattacattcaattaaatttttatatttttattttaagttaaaagcGAAGCGTCCCATAGTGATGGAGGAGGCCccctaaaaattttaaaattttttatattatatatatttaattatcttccaaaatattttttttattgaataattaatacaaataaaaaaataaaataacttcacaaatctcatttaattttactctaactcttaaatttttctttaacttttttaattttctccaCACCGAtttccctctctttctcttattttttgtcttttattgtaaaattaCGAAGAGGTAaagtttttttatcttttttttctatttatattattaatattatttatatttgtttattttttcaattctattttatttactCATATATTCTGAGtttttatagattttctttttcaaatttctacGAACCATCAATCATATTTTTCTACTTGCTATGTTcgttttttctctctttatgttgattttattttcaatgattttagtctttaaaaattaaaaaattattatgtaattctcaaatatGAGTTGTAGCGTTGCATTATTAGttgttatttaaaatttcaccaatatatcatttgttttattaatctttattatataagaagaaattatcttgaatatatcttttttatgtgttttactttttatatttaattgaatgAAAATTATCTTTGAGTATTTAGTATTTCAACAATCTtgattatataaacaaaaattattaattttatatgtcgtatttaactatttatattttatacattatttCTCTTTGCCTTTGACCtcttaacaaaaattaactaGCTTCGTCTCTGTTTTGAGTTAATAGATTTTTGCTTCGTCCTAATCTCCAACGAACCTGAAATATGTGGACTTGCTGGATATTGAAGAAAGCATGAGTTCTAGATTTTTTGTTTGGACTTGCTGCATTTATATGCCCAGAAAgcaattatatttcttt containing:
- the LOC18609833 gene encoding putative receptor-like protein kinase At4g00960, with the protein product MKKSKSKSFFQNLIKPFMFNSGKEGQNEEDLEQIAQQEQKHFPFETLVAATKDFHPHHKLGEGGFGPVYKGKLDDGREIAVKKLSHSSNQGKKEFQNEAKLLSRVQHRNVVNLLGYCAHGTEKLLVYEYVTNESLDKLLFKSNRKEELDWKQRYDIITGIARGLLYLHEDSHNCIIHRDIKASNILLDDKWVPKIADFGMARLFPEDQTHVNTRVAGTNGYMAPEYVMHGHLSKKADVFSFGVVVLELISGQRNSSFNLNVDAQNLLDWAYKLYKKGKGLEIMDPALAPSVAPEQVAMCIQIGLLCTQSDPQLRPTMGRVVVMLSKKPGSIEEPTRPGVPGSRYRRSRRPPGFSSTLGSSGDSDSRTSESTFNTASASASASALASPLRSDPHGKRPMQS